atacggctattgtacggccagtccttacctatagtagccaagtgtagtccttaggcgagagggcctacctatcgaagggactcgtcgcgccgctagcgaagatctaaaaccaatgcctaaggaaggtcaccggggtatataagtcgatactaacgaggatgcttaagtacgagaccgctataccgccgatcgacctatatatctagggactacggacctcctacttaggcaagtcggtatagtacctagtatagaaggtcatcgctagtatagtcgtaagggcccgcgaattagtactagcgtataaaggtattcgacccggaaacgagccgaactaccgggtaagggacgaatagctagtaatataataggagggtaagaaattgtttatagagtaactatagaaggaaAGGTGGAataactaggttatagggcatagtagacgcccttagctagcgggacaacctaaggaatagttagctacgaaatccgcggtcaagtaccccccgaagcttatctactaccgccttacgagggtatagagtagtatagtaacctaactacgaagcgaacacatcggcctctaggggtacctattatagaggaaggttctagaatacacgaatactagctacccctacggctatcgctcctagaacgtacggtacgtactcctcgtctatccgaggtagtcgctaggaaggggggagtagatagtaaaggcgaggaaccggacgattagggcacttcttaacaacgctaaggacctacggcgtattacgaactagatactagagaagggctagctagaacagtaccgcctagtaggagcagtgtaggaagagaggacacgacgtagcgcgacgagaccggctaggagcgggggctaacggggtagtaatatagactacgtacgtttagagggaaagctaatctagataaggagaagttaggggcgggaagggttttcacctattcgggtttccctttatacataataatagatatatacctatataggccggatagggtcctagaataggggaataacaaatctatctatctatctatatatcgTATATATCTTTATCCGCTATATCTTCGTACGTTATAGCATTCCTAAGAGTATCGTCTCGGATCGGGGCTCCTAGTAGACGTCTACGTTCTAGAGACGAGTTTACTCCCTACTCGGTATTTAATAACGACTATCGACGGCCTTTTACCTAGAATCCGATAGACAGTCTAAAAACACGAATAAGGTTATAGAACGTTACCTTAGGGCCTACATTAACTACGCCTAAGATGATTAGGTTAATTAGTTACTACTTACCGAGTTTACTACTAAtaattatatattagctactactagagtattaCCCTTCTACGCTAATACCGGTCGTAACCTAGAATTTACGGATACTAGTCTAACTACCCCTATAAAGCTTATGACCTATAAGTAGCGACTCGATATAGAATCTACGAATACGTTTACTAAGCGTATAAACTAGATATACGTATATCTAAGGCAAGAAATTATGTTAGCCTAAGCGTTATAAGTAGATTTTATAAACGTATATCGCTAGCTACCTCCTAATTATAACATCGGCGACGAAGTTTatattaatactactaaCTAGTCAATAATACGCCcgtctaagaagctcgacatTAAGAACGTAGGGCCGTACGAGATTACCGTAGCACTCCCGTATCAAAATACTTACCGCGTTATAATACCCGATTAGTTAGGTAATCTCTATAACACTTTCTACGCCTCGCTCCTataactagctactaataatcCCGAACCTAGACAGATCCTAGTACCGCCGCCTCTAATCGAGATCACCCGCGATGACGACGGCGAAATATCTAAAGAGTACTTCGTAGAGGATATACTCGATAGGAAATATCTTAAGCTAAAGGGAAGACTACTAAAACACTTACTACTAAAGTAAGACGAGTATAAGTACCTAGTAAAGTAGAAAGGATACCGCAAGCCGAGCTAGGAGCTACTAGAAGTATTAGTAGGAGTAgccgcctctattatagacttctactataacttTCCGACGAAGTCTATACCCGCCGACTTTAAGCCGCCGTATAactaggtacctaataaggaccgagttactagtatactacgatCTTATACTAAGTCTAGGTAGGTACCTACGGAGAACGCGAGTACGTCTATACCGGTAGTTATACcgtaaactaatacgctcgtAACGGCGTCTAGGCTATAAGTAAGGACGTTACGCCGCTTAATAAGACTTAATACGAGTACGATAGAGTTTTATCCTATAGCCGCCGTCGATACGCCTATAGTTAACTTATAAAGCTCTATAGAAACGAACGCTATAGATATAGGCTCGGATACTTAATACGCTAGGGCTACTATAGAACCGCGTATACCTACTTCTATAAGGATAATAACGGATAGAAGTCTCTATAATAAGCGTTAGAACAAGGATGTCGCTATATACCCTAAGCctctatatagccgtactagCTTAGCCGTCCGACGGATATAGTAAGCAATAGTAAGGAGGATATTAAGGGTTTAGAGGATAATATAGTTTTCGTagatatactactatagagacaGAGCCGTCCGAGGACTAATAGCGATCTAAAGGGGGGGTAACTATTACGGTTCACTACTACCGTGACGTCGCGCGCCTtagcgcttccttatatatctcgcgcgcttcgcgcttctctttcgtagccttaCCGAATAACGCTTATTTTACGGCAACCCTATACTATCGTCTTATAGATCACTGCCCGTGATATCTACTCCCTCGCTAACGCCTGACCTACGTACTCGTAAGCTCGTACTTCGGTATAGCTAGCGCtcggtcgctacgcttaatAATACCTTAGAATCTAATAGATTAGAAGAGCTAAACAACCGAGGAAGCTACCGTATTAGGCCTATTACGACGGCCGTAGTACATAGGGCTTATATCCACCTTGGCCGGCAACATGGCTAATAGATATGGCTCTAGTGGATAAGTGGCTGGCAACACTACCTATCGGTGGCTTGGTACATATTGAGTGACAGGGTGGTGTGACTGCTTAGCAAATTCTGCGCTGGTTGAGCTTGGGAGGAGCTGACCTGCATAGCTTCTACTACTGCACGTCTTCTGTGCATACTCGATCATGCAAGCTGCCGGTTTGGATCCGCTTGCAGCTGGGCAAAGCGCTACCGTAACGCTCCGGTGGCTCTCGTCGTACTTGGTGCGGGAGAGGCATGGAGTTCGGCGTGGTCGGTCTTCAGAAACCGCGCTGTGGAGTGTGTTGACATGTCCTTCTCATAGAGGTGAAAGATGAAGAGCTCGTCTGCCAACCGCCGACTCCGAACGGCGGGAATTTCGAAACGACAGCGTCTTTAAGTGGCTCGTTTGACAGGGGTTAGTTCACAATAGCCGCGGAACTGCGAGGATCGTTGTCGGTACCGGCATAGAAAGAGTGTGAGAGGTGAGAGGCATGGCAGGAGACGTCGACGCAAGGAAGACACATTGTTATTCCCATGATTGTTGCTGAAAGACCGGATCTCATGAAAGTCTGTTGTTGCATACCAAGGTACATAATACATGGCACATGGGGCCCTGATAGCGTTCCCTCGCGTGCGAATGAGCTTGTTCGGCTGGTCTAGAACTTCTGCAGCTGTGCGCTACTGAGCGTGCCAGCGTGGCAGCGTTTTTGCTCGTGACAGCACTCTTCTCTCCCGACCTTCACTACGGCCTGACTACATGTACCTAACACCTTAGACTCGCCCTTACTGCCCAGCGTGCACACCTGCCTCGCGCCCGCTGCTGTTGCTGACTGTGTCGCTGTCGCTGTCGCTGCCGCCAATCCGAATCCGAATCTCCCGCATCCTCTTCTTCCTTTCACGCGCTGCATGTGAGTTGGCGAGTTGGCGAGTTGGCGCGTGGCCCTTCTCATTATTGTTATCCGCAGCGCACGCCGCACCACCTCCAGCTGGCACACCGCAGCACAGCGCCGGTCAGCGTGCAACAGCAGCAGCGGTGTCCAACACTCGCTGGGGCGCAGTTTCCTGCCGCCAGAGTGCACATTCCATGGGGCATGTTGCGATCTCCCCGGTTCCTGACACTCGCAGTCACGCGCTTCCCTCGCCTGCCGATGTGCTCGACACCCCGCCAGAGCAACCTCTGACCTTAGCACAATCACCGGGCTTCTTGAGACGTGCCTTGCGCTTTGATGACTCTACCGCTGCCCTCCATCCTTTACCCGAACCCGGCCATGTCGACGCACATGCTGTCACAACACCGCCTGCCAGCGACACGCCTTTTCCAGACATGAATCTCATTGTAGGTGGGGCCCTTGCACCTACCCACACAGCACCACCTCGACATTGTCGGCCTTCGCGACCAAGCCCAGCAGGCCTGCGTCTGCCATCCTTCCAGGCGCTAGGAATCGCCGCTCCTCATCCGGATCGCTTTGGAAGCCTCAGTTTTCAGAGCGTGGCAGCCCTGGAAATGGATGGAACTTCAGCAAATCTTGCGCGTGAAGAGCCCGACACCGACCTTTCAGCAGCAATAGGCGCAGGCTACCTCTCACCCTCGCATCTGGGACCTCGATTGGGAGAGAAGCCTAGTCTCGCAGGTGGACGAGCGGTCGTGACATCTATCAAACACGATGTCGCGACCCTTACTCCTCCAGCTGAGATCGGCGAGATGCAGAGGCTGTCCGTGAGAAGCGTGTCCAATGCTCCGATGGACTCGCCCTCGACAGACCCAACATCATCCTTCGAGGAGTCGCAGAGTGCTGCTGGCGGGGCAGCAGCATCTGGAACAGAGCCTTCCGAGATCTCGACTGCGGCATCGCAGCCCTTGTGGCTAGATGGTGCTGTCAATGTCCTACGTAAGTCACTGACTGATCGTAGAGTGTACATGCAACCTTGAGCTTACTTCCCATAGTGGAGAACTTGCGAACAGCACCCATGCCTAGTAACCCTCTCAGGGTACTCTCACATGCACTTCCCAGCCCTTCGCCTGAGGGACACCTATACTCGAAGGTTATTCAAGCGATCCACGGATCCACACCCACTTCACCTACCATATGGATCAACGTATTCCACGCGATACAAGGTCGCTTCAACTTGGCCGACTTACCTACCTCTCCTCCAGCAACACCTGGTCCTCCGATCGATGGAGACGACTATTTCACACAGAAAGTATTCGACAGTGCCGTTCCGATATCCGACTACCAAGAAGACCTTTCTTCGTTACCACGATCGCCGCGACCTGTCGTCCCTCCTTCATCAATAAACATTTCGATCGTCGAACGATACATCCCGCCGACCAGTGCAAATGAGTTCCGAGATATGTTCAATCCGAGCGGGCCTTCGATATTGGTAGACCGACTCGTCGAGCTTTCGCCGAACAATGGCAGCCTGGTCTTCGTGTACCCGACAAAGGCAGGTGCCGATCGTTTCATGAGGGAGTACCTTGGCCCTATCCTTGACCCAATTCTGCGGACGATCCAGGTCACCAACGGACTGTCGTCTGATCTCGGTCGCACTCTCGGAACTATGGCAGCTGCCAGTCAGTTATCTAGTTACGATCAGATGCTGCGCTCAATGACAAGGCTTTGCACGACTCTGACACAACGGAGCTCGAGCATGGAGAGGTTCCATGGGCGAAGAGCCACCTTCTCCCTTGCGCACGCGTCGAAGGAAGAAGTTGTGGTGAAGCGCGAGGTATGGACGAAGGACTGGTGGGCTAAACAAGAGAAACAACGGATACGCGACGCGATGGCCAAGTATACACAAGAAGCCCAGAAGAAAAGCAGCAACGAACATGTCGAGAGAGCACCAACACCGACAGAGCTCCTCCAGCAGCTGTTACGCGAAGTTGCCGAAAGGGCCTACGCCTCAGGGCAGGATCCAGAGGAGACAGAGCGTGGCATAGAGGTCAGCGTGTTTGTGATCAAGCGTTTGGACTAGCGAGCATTGCATGAATTGACGAGATCTTCTAATGAAGGCATGACAGCGTGCTGAACAGCGATATACCACCAGGGAGAGAATCAAAACGGGGCATACGGGGCAGGGTTGGAAACCTACTTCTATTATACCCTCATACACGTTGTAATAGCAGCACGTAGTTCATCTCGAAGGCTGGCTGAACTCGCTTCATCGATCCAGTTCTGTGGTGCACATCTGAGAGAGCCGTCTGACCGAGCAAAGTCCGGCCATCGGAACGAGATGACGTTGCTTAGAAGGAGCCACTCAACCTTCTTGCAAAGACGTTCCTCCGCAGTTCTCTGTGGCAAGCTCCCTTTCTCCGCATTCGCACCTGTCCCATCGTCGCCTGATGGCAATGACGTGCCGGACTTGTCGATGCTGTTTACAAATACAAAGTACAGACGCCTATAGCCGTGGTAAGGGAACAGGTAGGCACGtatatacgtatatagcAGCTCTTGGTGGCGTAGCATTGTTCTTGGTCGCATCTACCCACCACACAGCACCTTCACTCACAAGCCGGTCTACCACTTGGACACTACATACCGATTGACAACGCCGCCAGTCCTTCACCATGTCGACACAAACCAACACCCAGACACAGCAAAAGTTCGGTGTGTCGAATGACATCCCAATACCTCGTGGCGAAGCACACTCGAAGCTCGTTTTCTACGCCCCACCGGCAGATGGCTCAGCACCGTGGAACTACGTCGAGCAGCCGCCAGAGGGCTCGCCACAGCGCAACTACACCGAAGACAGCCACGAAGTCACAATCAACGACATCCGAGGCCGAGAACAAGACTTCGACATGAACGTCAACGGCTTTGGCACGATCTCAGGCATTGAGAGTAAAGAGAAGGATTTCACAGAGGACGAGTCGATCAAGGCGAATTACTATCCTGAGGTCGAGAAGCTGGTTTTAGACCACGTACCTGGTGCGAAGCGAGTGTTCATCTTCGACCACACAGTGCGAAGGTCAGACCCAAACGCAAAGCGAGCGCCTGTCAACCGCGCACACATCGACCAGACAACTCGGTCTGCAAACATGAGGGTCGACTATCACATGGGTGACGAGGCAGAAGAGCTCAAGAACGGTCGTGTCCGCCTGATCAATGTCTGGCGACCATTGAATGGTCCAGTCGTTGCATCGCCCCTCGCATATGCCGACTCGAGATCTGTGCCAGATGATGACATCGTGCCTGTCGAGCATCGCTACCCACACAGAACTGGCGAGACTGCTGGAGTCAAGTATACCAACAACGGCAAGTGGTATTACTGGTCTGGCATGAAGAACGACGAGCGAATCCTGCTGCAGTGCTATGATAGCGAGGATGGTGCACGTACACCGCACTCAGCATTTGTTGATCCCAGGACACAAGCGGACTGGCCTGGTCGTGAAAGTATCGAGGTTAGGACTTTGGTGTTTGGTTGAACATTGTCGAAACAGCATTTCTATGGATTAAATGTGTTAGTAGCTTTTTACGATGGATGAATATACATGACTTGACTACAACCTCCAACTGTTCAATGCAGTAGCCCCCACTGTTCCTACCAGAGATCGACCAGATCTATGCTGCTCCCCGTGACTGCGATACATGTATGTATCGAACCCCCCACTTATTCAGCATCACATGCCCAAAATAGCCTGAGTCAGATCTGTGCTTGCCCCAGGATTCTGGAACAAGCACAAGCATGGGCGTCACTCTCGTGCCACAGTCAACGACTCGGGTGTCACTCGTGAACAAAGGAACATCAGCACTCGTACTGAGCCTCACGACTATGTAGTCGACTCGTTGATCTACCCTGCGAATCTCACTTCATGCAGTGTCAGCACTCCAACACCACACGATGGCCGCCGCAGTGATCGACATCAAGGCTCAAGCCACATTCCCGATCCGACTTGGAGCCAGCATCCTCAAGCCATCGAAGCCATCTTCCTTTACCAGTGTGCGATATAACCACAAGCCGCGGCTTGAGCAAGCAAACAGTATCACTGCCAAGATCAGCAAAGGAGACGATGAAGGGGAAAGTGAGCTGTCACTCAAGAACGGCGATGGCGAGTACCAGTACAAGGGTCGGCATACCCAAGATGAGAATACCTATGTGTTGGTTCTGCGAGGTCAAGGAAAGGACAAAGAGATGTTGCTGGAACGTATGAACGGTGGTCACAACTTCAATCTGGTCAGCACACCTGCTGAGGGCGATGCTGGCAAGCTTGCTGAGAAGTACCCACCATTGCCTTTGGAGGATGAAGAGGGGGACTTGTTTGGCGAGGACGATGAAGATACACCGCCTGATGACTCGAACCCGTTCGACTACCGTCACTTTCTGAAGGCCGAGCTGGAGAAACCAGAACCTACCAACGTCAACATCGATGCAGTTCGCAGTCCCGCGATCACGCCTCTGCCACGCGCTCAGCCTGTAGCCAGCACGTCTGCGAACCGAGGCGTCAAGAAGGCTGTCAAGAAGCCGGAGCCATTGAAGAAGCGCAAGACGAATGCAGCGGAGAAGGCAAACCCGAAGCGAGTCAAGGCAGGACAGGAGCCGCCAGCACCCGCTACTGCAGCGAAGCCAAAGCCTAAGGCTGAAGTACCGAATATACATATGGACCGCAAAGCGTCCGTTCGACGAGAATCGGTTGCCGAAGATGACGGCCTACTAGTCATTGAAGACGAAACGCCCACCACAGAAAAGCCATCCAAGCACGGTGCAATGGCACTGGCCCTCTCCGGTCAGCTCGGAAGCGGTCCCATCAGTCTTCGATCCGCCGCAAACAGCCCCGGCGGAAGCCATGCATCGTCGCCAATGCCAGCGAGACCCGAGGCTAATGAAGAGAAAGAGCAATACGTCTTCGAGTTTGACGATGATGCAGGATCTGAGCCTGCCGATGATGAAGGGGCAGATGCTGACGAGGAAGATGATGATGCAGATGTGGATGAGGATATTGAGCTTCCGTCTCCAACGCAGCCTCATAGACCGAGCATCAGTGCCGCTGTCGTGACAGGTGGAGGGGACGACGATGATGATCTTGAGGCACAGCTCGCTGCTGGGCTAATGGAGGATGATGATGGAGGTGCTCAGGAGAGTGAGGAGAGTGAGGAGGAGTGAGGTATGGCAATGGAGTTTTGGTGTGCCGGAGCCACTCATCCGTTCCAGAACACATCTGCCATCTGCAGCGTCCAGGCCTGGGATATGCCACTTCGAAGATGGCCTGACCCGCGGAGCATGGCTTGTCAGAAACGAAATACCCTTCGCAAGCTACTCTCCACGGAGGCACAGCTGCCAAAGTGGGATGCAGATTTCTCTGGAAGAATGCTGTAACAATTGAACAGTCGCTCAGCTTGGAGCCTATCTCACTGGTGGCGACGAAGATGGTTGACACATAGTCTCTCCCGACGTTCTGAACGGCCTCAGCATCTACCTCCATGCAGACTAGGTGTTACCACACCTCCGCATAGCTGCATTTCCACACGTTACAACATGTGACGTGCATGTCCTTTTAGAAGCGGCGAGGTCAAGAGGCTACCTGAGGACACCAGAGATGCATTTGACCTGCTTTTGAGTCTGGGCTGACCTGGCGAGAGGAGAACACAAGGCATTGCTGCTTCAGCTAGACTTTGTGCGCGTATCACACACAACATAAACCACGATATATGACAAGACTTGGCGAACATACACCGCATTTGATTCCACCTGCACAATTTCATATGTTTGGTGGGCAGAATTAACTACTTCAAGTCGCCATGATGCCTCAAACACTACATGTAGCTAGCGTCGACTCTCCGACAACGACTCGGCTGCAGATGGACCCTCAGAATGATCCACAAAGGCCAGCATCGTCCTTGAAACAGTTCGACGGAGCGGTCATAACACAGACAACCAAAGTTGTGCGACTGCCATACTTAAACAGTGCGACTTCCGCCTCCGCATGCTTCTGTGCAACCCTGTAGGACTCTTTCCGTTGCGAAGTTGACGGACCTAGGGCTGAGAGGGGCTCACACACGGCAGATTGGTAGCGAGAGGTCATCATACCATCGTGGACATTATCACCTCTTGAAGGCAGCATCAACGACTTTTGGGCCATCTACAGTCGCACACGGCATCATGGCATCTCTAAAATCTGCACTCCTGGCAGTTGGCACTGGAGTTGCCAGTCACTTGTTCTATTTCAGAATCGGCGAGCACCACATGATGCCAGTCATGTACCTTCAGCTCATCTCTTTGGCATGCATCGCATCAACTTTCGCTCTCGTCAACTTCACGGGAGCCACTGTCCTCGGCGCGCTGAGCACCGTAGCAGCCTTTGCGGCTTGCTGGTTCACGGGAGTCTATGGAAGCCTTCTTACCTATCGACTACTCTTCCATCCTTTGAACGAGTTCGCAGGACCATGGCAAGCCAGACTGGGTGACTTATGGATGTCCTCGCAATTGACGGGTCTCAATGCCTATCATGTCTTCGACGACCTGCACAAGAGACATGGCCGCTTTGTTCGAGTTGGGTCGAATACGCTGTCGATCACGGATCCAGACACGATGCAGCCAGCTTATGGAGCTAATGCTCGTGTTACGAAGGCGGACTGGTATGATGGGTCGGTACCTCATCATAGCATGCATACTACCAGAGACAAAGGTCTACATGACCGGAGGAGACGTGTCTGGGCACCGGCTTTTAGCGATAAAGCTTTGCGGGAGTACGAGGCTACGGTGCAGGAGTTTAATGATAAGCTCGTGGAGAAGGTCGCGGAGGCCAAGGGCTCTCCAATGAACATGACTACGTGAGTCGGCTCAAGATACATTGATTTACCTGTCGGTATGCTAAACATGTGCATCGATTAGGTGGTTTAACCTATACAGCTTCGATGTCATGGGGCGACTGGCGTTTGGTAAGGACTATGGCATGATCGAGTCAGGAAAACGCCATTGGGCGCTGGACCTCTTGACGGAAGGCATGGGAATAAGCGCATACAAGATTCCTACCTGGGTCTTCCGCATTCTGTTATCAATCCCGGGTGCTGCACAAGGCTACCACAAGTTCCTGAAGTTTTGCTCAGATGAGCTACGATGGCGGGTCAAGAACGGCAAGAACTTCAACAAAGACATCACGGGATGGCTGTTGAAAGCCTATGCAGGCGAAGCACACCCTGAAGAGGATCCAATGCTTCAAGGCGATGCTCGCTTGATCATTGTGGCTGGCAGTGACACGACCTCAGCGACGTTGACATACCTATTCTACCACCTGGCTCAGGATCCAAGTCATGTGAAAAAGCTACGGGATGAGCTTCGCCCGCTTACGCAAGGAGAATGGAGTGACAAGGATATTCAGCATGCTGATCATCTCAATGGCGCGATCAACGAGGCTTTGAGGCTGCACCCACCAGTGCCTAGTGGAATCATGAGGAAGACGCCGCCGGAAGGTGTTCAGCTTGGTGATGTGTACATTCCAGGAAACATCACCTTTTGCACGCCGCTGTATCCCATGGGCAGAGGTGAGTAATGAGAGCGGGAGGGCGTGATATGCAATGACTGACCAAGATGCTCAGATGATCGCATATATCCACAAGCCGACTCCTTCGTGCCGGAACGATGGTATTCGAAGCCTGACATGGTCAAGCATCAAGATGCTTTCGCGCCATTTAGCATGGGGCCCTTCAACTGCATTGGCAGAAATCGTAAGTCGCGGATTCGTTGTGTCGTTTCGTTAGCTGACGATGGGCCAGTCGCACGCATGGAACTACGTACACTTACGGCTCAGCTGTTGTTGAAGTACGATGTTGCTTTTGCTCCCGGCGAAGATGGAACGAGGATCTTGACTAAGACAAAGGACCATTTCACTGTGTCTGTTGGTCAGCTTGATCTGGGGTTCAAACCTGTTTCGAGCTAGACTCGCAAACCCACGGTTCTGAAGACAAGATACTGGTTTGGCATACGGTTGCGTTGCGTGTCAACGACACGATGAGGAAATGTCAAACAAAATTAAGCGCCTCCGTACCCCGTCCGTCGCTTTACACACTTAGAAACACACAACGGGGCATCAACGGAGTCAAGCAATCCACCTTGACTTGGTATTGATGAAGCGCATCACAGCATAATAGTGAGCTTGATCTTGATATAGCAGTAAATACGCTACAGCTTCGACTTGTTGCCACCACTCTTCTCCAGCTCTTTCGTCGCCCGCTGATAGTTCTTGATGAGCTGTCGAACTGCCAGATCAAGCATAACATCTTCTGATCCTCCTGGTATC
This genomic window from Fulvia fulva chromosome 4, complete sequence contains:
- a CDS encoding Fe(II)/2-oxoglutarate-dependent dioxygenase nvfI, coding for MSTQTNTQTQQKFGVSNDIPIPRGEAHSKLVFYAPPADGSAPWNYVEQPPEGSPQRNYTEDSHEVTINDIRGREQDFDMNVNGFGTISGIESKEKDFTEDESIKANYYPEVEKLVLDHVPGAKRVFIFDHTVRRSDPNAKRAPVNRAHIDQTTRSANMRVDYHMGDEAEELKNGRVRLINVWRPLNGPVVASPLAYADSRSVPDDDIVPVEHRYPHRTGETAGVKYTNNGKWYYWSGMKNDERILLQCYDSEDGARTPHSAFVDPRTQADWPGRESIEVRTLVFG
- a CDS encoding Cytochrome P450 monooxygenase, whose product is MASLKSALLAVGTGVASHLFYFRIGEHHMMPVMYLQLISLACIASTFALVNFTGATVLGALSTVAAFAACWFTGVYGSLLTYRLLFHPLNEFAGPWQARLGDLWMSSQLTGLNAYHVFDDLHKRHGRFVRVGSNTLSITDPDTMQPAYGANARVTKADWYDGSVPHHSMHTTRDKGLHDRRRRVWAPAFSDKALREYEATVQEFNDKLVEKVAEAKGSPMNMTTWFNLYSFDVMGRLAFGKDYGMIESGKRHWALDLLTEGMGISAYKIPTWVFRILLSIPGAAQGYHKFLKFCSDELRWRVKNGKNFNKDITGWLLKAYAGEAHPEEDPMLQGDARLIIVAGSDTTSATLTYLFYHLAQDPSHVKKLRDELRPLTQGEWSDKDIQHADHLNGAINEALRLHPPVPSGIMRKTPPEGVQLGDVYIPGNITFCTPLYPMGRDDRIYPQADSFVPERWYSKPDMVKHQDAFAPFSMGPFNCIGRNLARMELRTLTAQLLLKYDVAFAPGEDGTRILTKTKDHFTVSVGQLDLGFKPVSS